TGGACGACCGGGGCCACACCCACGAGTGGACGATCGAGGCGCTCTGGGAGCTGCTGACCGGGATGTTCCCCGCGATCAGGGCCTCTCGCGTGGCGCACGCCTGGTCCGGGGTGCTCGGCGTGCCCCGCGACTGGTGCGCCACCGTGCACGTCGACCACACCACCGGCATCGGCTGGGCGGGCGGCTACACCGGCCACGGGGTGACCACGACCAACCTCGCCGGCCGTACCCTGCGCGACCTGATCCTGCGCGAGGACACCGAGCTGACGTCCCTCCCCTGGGTGGACCGCAAGGTGCGAGGCTGGGAGGTGGAACCGCTGCGGTGGATCGGCGTGCACACCATGTACGACCTCTACCGCCGGGCCGACGCCAGGGAGAAGGCCGGGCTCGGCCGCACCTCGGTGCTGGCCCGCGTCGCCGACTCCATCACCGGACGCTGAGACCGTCGCCGTACCCCGGGAACGCAGAGAATGCCGGGAACACCGGGAATGCCGAGGACACCGGCAACGCCGGTAACGCCGAGAACACGGATGCCGAGGAGAGCCATGACCTGCCCGCCCGCCCCCCGAGTGGGAAACGAGTGAACGACATCCTCTTCCGCGGCGGCAGGGTCTTCCTCGCCGCCGACGCCTTCGCCGAGGCGGTGCTGGTCCGTGACGGCCGCGTCGCCGCCGTGGGCGCGGAGTCCGACGTCGTACGGCTGGCCGCCCCCGGCCACGAAACCGTCGACCTGGGCGGCGGGCTGCTGACGCCCGGGTTCACCGACGCGCACATCCACCCGATCCTGGCGGGCCTGGAGCGGGCCAGGTGCGACCTGTCCGAGGTCTACGGCCTGCCGGAGTATCTGGAGCGGATCACCGCCTACGCCGCCTCCCATCCCGGCCACGAGTGGATCGACGGCGGCGGCTGGGACATGGCGGCCTTCCCCGGCGGCCTGCCGCACCGCTCCCAGCTCGACGTCGTCGACCGCCCGGTCTACCTGATTCAGCGCGACCACCACGCCGCCTGGGTGAACAGCCGGGCCCTGGAGCTGGCCGGGATCACCCGCGACACCCCCGACCCCGCCGACGGCAGGATCGAGCGCGACGCCGACGGCACTCCGAGCGGCGTGCTGCACGAGGGCGCGATGGACCTGGTCGGCCTGCTCACCCCCCGCCCCACGCCCGGTGACCTGCACGACGCGCTGATGGAGGCCCAGAAGCACCTGTTCTCCCTCGGCGTCACCGGCTGGCAGGACGCCATCGTCGGCTCCTACGCGGGCTCCGACGACCAGCTGCCCACGTACGTCTCGGCGGCGGCCTCCGGCGCGCTGCGGGCCCGCGTGGTGGGCGCGCTGTGGTGGGACCGGGCGCGCGGCGCCGAGCAGATCCCCGAACTGCTGGAGCGGCGCCGCTCCGCCGAGGGCCTGGAGCGGTTCCGCGCCACCTCGGTGAAGATCATGCAGGACGGCATCGCCGAGAACTTCACCGCCGCGGTGATCGAGCCCTACTGCCGCTGCGGCGGCACCGGCCTGTCGTACGTGGACCCCTCGCTGCTGAGAGAGTACGTCGCCGAGCTGGACCGGCACGGCTTCCAGGTGCACTTCCACGCCATCGGCGAGCGGGCCGTCCGCGAGACGCTGAACAGTCTCGAGGGGACCGACCCGGCCAACCGGCACCACATCGCACACCTGCAGATCATCGAGCCGTCCGACGTGCCGCGCTTCGCCAAACTCGGCGTGACCGCCAACCTGCAGCCGCTCTGGGCCACCCACCACGCCCAGATGGACGAGCTGACCCTCCCCTTCCTGGGCGAGGAGCGCTCCGCCTGGCAGTACCCGTTCGCCGACCTGCTGCGCCACGGCACCCTGTTCTGCGCGGGCAGCGACTGGCCGGTCTCCGACGCCGACCCGATCCAGGGCATGCACGTGGCCGTCAACCGCACCGAACCCGGCGGCTCGGTGCACGCGGGCTACCCGACGGCGCAGACCCCGTTCCTGCCCGGCCAGAGCCTCACCCTGGCCACCGCGCTGACCGCCTACACCGCGGGCTCGGCCCGGATCAACCGCGACGACGACGCCGGAACCATCGTCCCCGGCAACCGCGCCGACCTCGTCGTCCTGGACCGCGACCCGTTCACCGAACCCGCCGCCGACATCTGGCGCACCAGGGTCGCCATGACCTTCGTCGACGGCCAGGAGGTCTACCACCGCTGACCCCACCCGACGGAGAAACGCATTGGACGGGCCAAGGCGCTAGCTGTGCCTCGCTTCGGGCGCCCCCGGATCGTTCATAGACCCTCTCGTACCAGGCGTTCGATGTCGCTAGGCCGCCTCAGATCCGGCTCGGAGCTGGTTGCCGCGCATCAGCTCCCCGATGGTGGCCCGCCGGTCGTCGATGAGGCGGCGGCTCACGTCGTCGATCTCACCGATCGTCGTGAGCCCATCCGTCATGGTCACGACGCGTACGGACGCCGGATCGAAGTCGTCGCGATCGAGCAGGTCCGCGCTCTGCGTGGTGACCACCACCTGGACGTGCTCGCTCGCCTCGCTCAACGCGTCGAACAGCACCCCCGCGGCCGCCGGATGCAACGACGTCTCCGGTTCCTCGATTCCCAGCAGGGTCGCCTCGCCTTCGAGGACGGCGGGCTGGAACAGCGCGGCCAGCAGCCCCGCCGCGCGCAACGTCCCCTCGGACATGGCCTCGGGACCGAACAGCAGCTCTCGATCCGCATGACGGGTAAGGAGCTCAACGGTGGAATAGGTGTCCAGAAGCCGCTGATCGACCCCCACGGCCCCGGGAACGATGGCGCCCATGTAGTCGTCGATCCGTGCCTTGAAGGCCGGATACCGCTGCGCGAGGGACCCGAGCACCGATCCCAGCCGCCTTCCGGCGTCATCCAGCGTGGTCCCGGCGGATCTGGACTGAACCTGCCGCATCAGGCCCACGTCCAGGTGGTAGAAGAGCATGTTCCGCAAGCTGCGGTAGACCTCACGGAAAATGCCCTGGGTGGCGGCCAGCGGCAGATAGAGCCGGTCCGGCTCGATACCGTCGTCACCTCGCTGGTTGAAAAAACCATGGGTCATAACAAAGCTGACTTCTTTGAAACTCGACCGCGACTGAGTCCCACGGACGAAGCACTGCTCTCCGAGCACGAGAAGTGGACGGCGACCGGCGGGGTCCCGGCCGATGGTGAAGCCGTACGTGACCGACAACGGCTCTTCGTCCGGCTGGATCACGAACTCCAGCGAGACGCCGAACGACCTCGTGTCCGTCTGGACCCGTCGGCCCACCTCATCCAGGCCACCACGCTTCATCAGGGCGTCGGCGGGTGTCGTCTCCAGCGCGTCCGCCACGAACCTGAGCACGTCGAGGAAATTACTCTTCCCCGCCGCATTGGGGCCGAGCAGGACCAGGAGGGGCGTGAAGGTGACATCGCACGACGCGATGCTTTTGTAGTTCTCCACCTTCACACGTCGCAGAAACGGTACGGCCTGCCCCATCACACCCCCGCCATGTCGAGCTGTCCTGTGGCGGCGGCCGTGACCGGCGCCTACCCGCGTTCCGCCAGGAAACCGGCGCCACCACGATAGCGGTTCGACCGGTCCGGAGATCGGAACGGCGGCCCGGTCCCAGGCACCCCCCGGACCTCCGGGTGGCGATGCGCGCGGGATCAGGGAACGCCTCCTCAGGAGACAAGCTCACTGTCCAGGTAGGCGCGGAACTCCCTGACCTGGACGGTCGTCCCGTACGGCTCAAGGCGGTCGGAGAACTTCCTGATGCGCTCGACCGAACGTACTGACGTCAGCGACCTGGCCATCGGGATCGCGGCCCGCGCCGAGTCGACGGCCTGTTCCACCTCGCCCATACCGAGATACGCCTCGGCGGCGTTCACCCGGTTGATCTGGGCAGAACGGGGACGCTTCTCCATGAACTCACGTATCGCCAGCTCCGCGTGATCGGCTGCCCGCTCATACTTGCCGAGCAGCTCCCAGCAGAGCCCTATCTCCGAGGCCAATTCCGGTTCGTCGTGCCATGCGATCCACGCCGGGTCACGGTCGGTGACACCCTGGCCGTATACCCTCTCGGCTTCGACGAGCAGCTCTTCGACTCGCTTCGCTTGGTGTGCGTCCCGGGTCTCGGACGGCATCGCCTGCAGGGCGGTCGCCCACGCCTCTCTGACCAACAGCAACCCCATGACCTGGGGCGGTGCCTGCTCCCGGCGGGCCGCGTCCACTGCGGCACGGGCGAGCCACACCGCCTGGGAAGTGTGCTCCAGGTATATCGCCTGCTGGGTCAGACTGGTCAGCACCCATACACCCGTCAACGCGTCGCCACCGGCTTTCGCCAGCTTGAGCGCCTGACCGAAGTAGTGCTGAGCCTGCCCATGACGGCCGAGATCAAAGGCTGTCCAACCTGCCATCTGAGTCATCGCCGCCGCTGCCGTCATCAACTCGGCCCCGACCTTGTCGTCGTAGCGGCCCCGAAGCAACGGCGCCACGGCGGTGTTCAGATAGTCGACCACAGCGGGACGTACCAATCCGGCCCCGAATTGATGATCCATCTCCCCGAACGCCTGCCGCGCCTCGACGATCCGCCGCACGTCCGACAGCCCCACCGCCGCCCCGGAGCCCTGGTACGCCGCCGAGGTGTTCGGGGCGCCGTAGCTCCACTCCGAGAGCCATCCGCCCAGTGCCGCCGGGACGAACGGCAGCGCGGCCAGCACGTGTCGTCGTTCCGGATCCACGTCGCACCTCCACAGTCGTCCGGCCGCCTCGACGGTAGCCCCGAGTGACAGGTCGCTGAAGTCCGGCACCAGCCAGGCTTCCGTATCGACCGGGGCGGTGCCCTCGATCCACCGTTCGACCTCGACCGGGTCCACCCCGAACACCTCGGCCATCCGCGCCCGGTAGATCGGCCGGATTTCCTGGCGTCCCCGCTCCCACCGGCTCCACGTCGTCGCCGACACCCACAGCGCCGCCGCGATCGCGTCCTGGCTCATGCCCATCCGCCGACGAGCCCGCACCAGTTCCGGACGTCCCTCACCACCCACGGCAACCTCCATCACCCGGAGCGACGAATCATCAACTCATTGTCGACGAACACGGCTCGCGCGGCTCGCCCGCCGACGGAAACGACCAGGAAACGACCAGCCGACAGAATGATCCTCGCGGGGTGCGGCGGCGACGCCCCGCTCCCGCACCCCGCGCGGGGCACCGCAATGCCCGCGCCCGAACCTGGCCGCCGCCCGTTCCGTGGCGTTTCCTGCTGGAACAGTCACCGACAGCGACGGAGCAAGCACATGCGGCCAACCTTCCGCGACCCGGCGGACCCACCGGGCCTCCCCCATGAGGGGATCACCGTCACCAGCGTGGGAGCCCCGGAGGAGGCCCTCGGCGAGGTCGGCATGTTGGTGGCCGTCCTGCGTCCGGGCTCGGCCTCCCGCCGGGCCCGCGCCGTCGTGCGCGAGGTGCTGCTGGCCGAGGGCCTGCCCGGCGACGACATCGCCGACACCGAGGCGGTCGCGGCCGAGCTCGCCGCCAACTGCGAGCGGCACGCCCGTCCGCCGTACGAGATCCGCGTCTTCAGCCTGGCGGGCGTCCCCACGTGGTGCGAGCTCGTTGACGGGGATCCCGACCTGGGCTGGATTCCCGCGCTCCTCGACCACTCCCGCCCGCATGCCACGCCGGACCCGCTCGCCGAGAACGGCCGTGGCCTGACGCTGGTCCGGGAGCTCTCCCGGGGACACTGCCGCGCCTATCCCACGACGACCTTCACCACCGACGCACCGGCCAAGGCCGTCGCCTTCGCCCTCCCCACCCGCTGGGGCACCCGCCTGACCTGCCCGCCGCTGCTACACCTGGGCCGCCGCTCGGCCCGTCTCCTCCAGGAGCCGTGACCACCCAGATCTACCCGCGCCGGCCAAGCGGCGTCCGGAACCGTACGGGAAGCCGGTCGAGGCAGATGTGACGGCCGTTCTCGGAGAAACGCCGGGGCCCACAGTGATCTTAGGGTGGGAAACGAACGCGACCTGAGGAGATTCCGTGAACGATCTGCCCATCTGCGTCACCTGCGGGGTCCAGTACGCCGAACCTCGGGAGAACTGCCCGATCTGCGAGGACGAGCGGCAGTACGTCGGCTGGGAGGGGCAGCGCTGGACCTCCCTGAACGAGCTGCGCGCGACCGGGCACCGGCCGCTGATCGCCGAGGAGGGCACCGGGGTGGTCGGGGTCGGCAGCGACCCCGCCACGGCCATCGGCCAGCGGGCGCTACTGGTCCGCACCCCCGGCGGCAACGTGCTGTGGGACATGGTCACCCACCTCGACGACGAGCTGGTCAAGCAGGTCACCGAGCTCGGCGGGATCGACGCCATCGCGATCAGCCACCCGCACTTCTACGGCTCGATGGTGGAGTGGGCGCACGCCTTCGACGCGCCGATCCACATCCACGCGGCCGACCGCGACTGGGTGGGCCGCCCCGACGACTCCGTCGTGTTCTGGGAGGGTGACACCCACGAGATCCGCGAGGGGCTGACGCTGATCAACGCGGGCGTCCACTTCGACGGCGGCCAGGTCATGCACTGGCGCGACGGCGAGGAGGGCCGGGGCGCCCTGTTCT
This region of Streptosporangium sp. NBC_01495 genomic DNA includes:
- a CDS encoding helix-turn-helix domain-containing protein gives rise to the protein MGGEGRPELVRARRRMGMSQDAIAAALWVSATTWSRWERGRQEIRPIYRARMAEVFGVDPVEVERWIEGTAPVDTEAWLVPDFSDLSLGATVEAAGRLWRCDVDPERRHVLAALPFVPAALGGWLSEWSYGAPNTSAAYQGSGAAVGLSDVRRIVEARQAFGEMDHQFGAGLVRPAVVDYLNTAVAPLLRGRYDDKVGAELMTAAAAMTQMAGWTAFDLGRHGQAQHYFGQALKLAKAGGDALTGVWVLTSLTQQAIYLEHTSQAVWLARAAVDAARREQAPPQVMGLLLVREAWATALQAMPSETRDAHQAKRVEELLVEAERVYGQGVTDRDPAWIAWHDEPELASEIGLCWELLGKYERAADHAELAIREFMEKRPRSAQINRVNAAEAYLGMGEVEQAVDSARAAIPMARSLTSVRSVERIRKFSDRLEPYGTTVQVREFRAYLDSELVS
- a CDS encoding amidohydrolase, whose amino-acid sequence is MNDILFRGGRVFLAADAFAEAVLVRDGRVAAVGAESDVVRLAAPGHETVDLGGGLLTPGFTDAHIHPILAGLERARCDLSEVYGLPEYLERITAYAASHPGHEWIDGGGWDMAAFPGGLPHRSQLDVVDRPVYLIQRDHHAAWVNSRALELAGITRDTPDPADGRIERDADGTPSGVLHEGAMDLVGLLTPRPTPGDLHDALMEAQKHLFSLGVTGWQDAIVGSYAGSDDQLPTYVSAAASGALRARVVGALWWDRARGAEQIPELLERRRSAEGLERFRATSVKIMQDGIAENFTAAVIEPYCRCGGTGLSYVDPSLLREYVAELDRHGFQVHFHAIGERAVRETLNSLEGTDPANRHHIAHLQIIEPSDVPRFAKLGVTANLQPLWATHHAQMDELTLPFLGEERSAWQYPFADLLRHGTLFCAGSDWPVSDADPIQGMHVAVNRTEPGGSVHAGYPTAQTPFLPGQSLTLATALTAYTAGSARINRDDDAGTIVPGNRADLVVLDRDPFTEPAADIWRTRVAMTFVDGQEVYHR
- a CDS encoding ATP-binding protein, with the protein product MRPTFRDPADPPGLPHEGITVTSVGAPEEALGEVGMLVAVLRPGSASRRARAVVREVLLAEGLPGDDIADTEAVAAELAANCERHARPPYEIRVFSLAGVPTWCELVDGDPDLGWIPALLDHSRPHATPDPLAENGRGLTLVRELSRGHCRAYPTTTFTTDAPAKAVAFALPTRWGTRLTCPPLLHLGRRSARLLQEP
- a CDS encoding MBL fold metallo-hydrolase, which produces MNDLPICVTCGVQYAEPRENCPICEDERQYVGWEGQRWTSLNELRATGHRPLIAEEGTGVVGVGSDPATAIGQRALLVRTPGGNVLWDMVTHLDDELVKQVTELGGIDAIAISHPHFYGSMVEWAHAFDAPIHIHAADRDWVGRPDDSVVFWEGDTHEIREGLTLINAGVHFDGGQVMHWRDGEEGRGALFSGDILQVVQDRRWVSFMYSYPNLIPERPGTIRRALSLLEPYSFERVYGGWWKRIVHTDGAGAVRRSADRYLSHTLDDQSG
- a CDS encoding AAA family ATPase; the encoded protein is MENYKSIASCDVTFTPLLVLLGPNAAGKSNFLDVLRFVADALETTPADALMKRGGLDEVGRRVQTDTRSFGVSLEFVIQPDEEPLSVTYGFTIGRDPAGRRPLLVLGEQCFVRGTQSRSSFKEVSFVMTHGFFNQRGDDGIEPDRLYLPLAATQGIFREVYRSLRNMLFYHLDVGLMRQVQSRSAGTTLDDAGRRLGSVLGSLAQRYPAFKARIDDYMGAIVPGAVGVDQRLLDTYSTVELLTRHADRELLFGPEAMSEGTLRAAGLLAALFQPAVLEGEATLLGIEEPETSLHPAAAGVLFDALSEASEHVQVVVTTQSADLLDRDDFDPASVRVVTMTDGLTTIGEIDDVSRRLIDDRRATIGELMRGNQLRAGSEAA